The sequence TAGAAACTTGTGCCGCGGAGAAGTTGGGGTCTGACTTGATGTCGGAGGCGAAGGCGGAGGAAGCGAAGACTGAAGAGGGCCCCGTCTTCTCAGTCGCAGTCGATGAGGAGGTGGTGGGGAAGGAAAGAgcgaaggaggaggagggggtggagcAGGGAATGGAGGTGGAGGAGAGGCCAGTCGGTGAAGAAATAGAAATGGTGGAGAACGGAGTGGTGGAGGAGGCGGGGCAGCGGCCCCTGCGTATGGATCTCCGCATGAACCCGCTGGAGGCCATCCAGCTAGAACTGGACACTGTGAACGCTCAGGCCGACCGGGCCTTTCAGCAACTAGAGCATAAATTCGGGCGGATGCGTCGACACTACCTAGAGCGGAGGAACTACATAATTCAGAATATCCCGGGCTTCTGGGTCACTGCCTTTCGGAACCACCCCCAGTTGTCTCCTATGATTAGAGGCCAAGATGCAGAGATGTTAAGATACATAACCAATTTGGAGGTGAAGGAGCTCAGACACCCACGAACAGGATGCAAGTTCAAGTTCTTCTTTCGGAGAAACCCGTATTTTCGAAACAAGCTGATTGTCAAAGAATATGAGGTCAGAGCCTCTGGCCGAGTAGTGTCTCTTTCCACTCCAATTATATGGCGTCGGGGCCATGAACCCC comes from Dama dama isolate Ldn47 chromosome 28, ASM3311817v1, whole genome shotgun sequence and encodes:
- the TSPYL1 gene encoding testis-specific Y-encoded-like protein 1, with translation MSDPDGVERTPLLETHSLTTPDCAAGAPDPPPCLETEASQVMAETGEGCFEAVALPPPQLPEEEGAPPAGPPDPGCAGTFQIRDGGDGGYVASEARLEPAPPPREGLETASVFLATDDSLGNGRQTGEPQGSSREKALETCAAEKLGSDLMSEAKAEEAKTEEGPVFSVAVDEEVVGKERAKEEEGVEQGMEVEERPVGEEIEMVENGVVEEAGQRPLRMDLRMNPLEAIQLELDTVNAQADRAFQQLEHKFGRMRRHYLERRNYIIQNIPGFWVTAFRNHPQLSPMIRGQDAEMLRYITNLEVKELRHPRTGCKFKFFFRRNPYFRNKLIVKEYEVRASGRVVSLSTPIIWRRGHEPQSFIRRNQEVVCNFFTWFSDHSLPESDRIAEIIKEDLWPNPLQYYLLREGVRRARRRPIREPVEIPRPFGFQSG